A genomic stretch from Dermacentor albipictus isolate Rhodes 1998 colony unplaced genomic scaffold, USDA_Dalb.pri_finalv2 scaffold_16, whole genome shotgun sequence includes:
- the LOC139051931 gene encoding uncharacterized protein isoform X1, with protein MPIPRAHAAHVSRIEVVEMEAEQKRRLAAMALALCVDEEDYYPAPKRSCWVKDWMCRKELGLQNQLFKELVVSDPSEYRRLLRVSREQFAELLARVGPRIERKTTVMRQPIQPATKLQATLRYLASGDAGVWQTTPLQEALEGNRANLPDHVEVGPGLFLPPVFVADDAFPIGKNLMKPYGGSSLSGDQRIFHYRLSRARRVVENAFGILANRFRFLLTTINAEPERVVPMVKAACVLHNYLGNDMSTFPDSGPEDSREQKFFGLRATRGRVNSFGARVRQDMRDYFNGQGVVPWQRASAYVDEYE; from the exons ATGCCAATCCCTCGCGCTCATGCTGCGCATGTATCGCGAATAGAAGTCGTCGAAATGGAGGCGGAGCAGAAACGTCGTTTGGCCGCTATGGCGTTGGCTCTTTGCGTGGACGAAGAAGATTACTACCCTGCCCCAAAAAGGTCGTGTTGGGTGAAGGATTGGATGTGCAGGAAGGAGCTCGGCCTGCAGAACCAACTATTCAAAGAGCTGGTAGTGTCCGACCCTTCCGAGTACAGACGGCTCCTGCGCGTCAGCCGGGAGCAGTTCGCGGAACTTCTCGCGCGCGTGGGGCCTAGGATAGAACGGAAGACGACTGTCATGCGCCAGCCGATACAGCCGGCGACGAAGCTGCAAGCAACGCTGCGTTACCTTGCATCTG GCGACGCAGGAGTATGGCAGACCACGCCCCTACAGGAGGCATTGGAAGGCAACAGAGCAAACCTGCCAGACCATGTGGAAGTTGGGCCAGGTCTATTCCTACCCCCTGTGTTTGTGGCCGACGACGCATTTCCAATCGGGAAGAATCTGATGAAGCCGTATGGAGGTAGCAGCCTGTCGGGTGATCAGCGGATCTTTCATTACAG ATTGTCCAGAGCAAGACGGGTTGTGGAGAACGCGTTCGGTATACTGGCCAATCGCTTTCGCTTTCTTCTCACTACAATCAATGCAGAGCCTGAAAGAGTTGTCCCCATGGTGAAGGCAGCATGTGTGCTACATAACTACCTTGGCAACGACATGAGCACATTTCCTGACTCGGGGCCCGAAGATAGTAGGGAGCAAAAATTTTTTGGCCTACGAGCAACACGCGGACGCGTAAACTCATTTGGTGCCAGGGTCCGTCAGGACATGCGGGACTACTTCAACGGCCAAGGTGTTGTGCCGTGGCAGAGGGCATCTGCATATGTTGATGAGTACGAATAA
- the LOC139051931 gene encoding uncharacterized protein isoform X2, whose protein sequence is MPIPRAHAAHVSRIEVVEMEAEQKRRLAAMALALCVDEEDYYPAPKRSCWVKDWMCRKELGLQNQLFKELVVSDPSEYRRLLRVSREQFAELLARVGPRIERKTTVMRQPIQPATKLQATLRYLASGVWQTTPLQEALEGNRANLPDHVEVGPGLFLPPVFVADDAFPIGKNLMKPYGGSSLSGDQRIFHYRLSRARRVVENAFGILANRFRFLLTTINAEPERVVPMVKAACVLHNYLGNDMSTFPDSGPEDSREQKFFGLRATRGRVNSFGARVRQDMRDYFNGQGVVPWQRASAYVDEYE, encoded by the exons ATGCCAATCCCTCGCGCTCATGCTGCGCATGTATCGCGAATAGAAGTCGTCGAAATGGAGGCGGAGCAGAAACGTCGTTTGGCCGCTATGGCGTTGGCTCTTTGCGTGGACGAAGAAGATTACTACCCTGCCCCAAAAAGGTCGTGTTGGGTGAAGGATTGGATGTGCAGGAAGGAGCTCGGCCTGCAGAACCAACTATTCAAAGAGCTGGTAGTGTCCGACCCTTCCGAGTACAGACGGCTCCTGCGCGTCAGCCGGGAGCAGTTCGCGGAACTTCTCGCGCGCGTGGGGCCTAGGATAGAACGGAAGACGACTGTCATGCGCCAGCCGATACAGCCGGCGACGAAGCTGCAAGCAACGCTGCGTTACCTTGCATCTG GAGTATGGCAGACCACGCCCCTACAGGAGGCATTGGAAGGCAACAGAGCAAACCTGCCAGACCATGTGGAAGTTGGGCCAGGTCTATTCCTACCCCCTGTGTTTGTGGCCGACGACGCATTTCCAATCGGGAAGAATCTGATGAAGCCGTATGGAGGTAGCAGCCTGTCGGGTGATCAGCGGATCTTTCATTACAG ATTGTCCAGAGCAAGACGGGTTGTGGAGAACGCGTTCGGTATACTGGCCAATCGCTTTCGCTTTCTTCTCACTACAATCAATGCAGAGCCTGAAAGAGTTGTCCCCATGGTGAAGGCAGCATGTGTGCTACATAACTACCTTGGCAACGACATGAGCACATTTCCTGACTCGGGGCCCGAAGATAGTAGGGAGCAAAAATTTTTTGGCCTACGAGCAACACGCGGACGCGTAAACTCATTTGGTGCCAGGGTCCGTCAGGACATGCGGGACTACTTCAACGGCCAAGGTGTTGTGCCGTGGCAGAGGGCATCTGCATATGTTGATGAGTACGAATAA